A single window of Anaerocolumna chitinilytica DNA harbors:
- a CDS encoding S8 family peptidase encodes MNDRDRHMIISEEYADFVVEYDNKLSFFERYQNSTYNLINEKYAVLHIPVTNFNNNAIQEFGYPYIPKCFGLTAFVNGNAEGVSAHNVYSGENTGNGVLIGIVDSGIDYRNPLFIMEDRTTKIELLWDQTIDSPRYPEGFYYGSEYTSEDINMALQAENPLTVVPSTDIIGEGTAMAGVATGLSNNMAGSIGVVPGAGLAIVKLKTAKKYLKDFYGIPNEAVCYQQNDIMMGIEYLIRNATKLGKPVVICIGLSSSQSSHKGEDILCNYLNENANQVGICMLMASGNEGDQGHHYYKNLQADNPTDTVYLQVGKRDKNFTAEMWGFLPSLLNVKIIAPDGTNIHEIHADFSPQQNINVIYQETVIFIDRYNSETYSEQQLIMFRFRNMIEGIWKFIVSGTDNLQSEFHIWLPIRNFITDETFFYNSNPFTTISSPGNAEFPITINTFEPVTITLASFTGKGFTTTGLPKPSITAPGINLLAPTIFNSIEPISGSSMSIAYTAGICAGIIGESLDRKAETIINTAAVKNTLLINATRQKNILYPNPEWGYGYIQ; translated from the coding sequence ATGAATGATAGGGATAGGCATATGATAATTAGTGAGGAGTATGCTGATTTTGTTGTGGAGTATGATAATAAACTAAGCTTTTTTGAAAGGTATCAGAATAGCACGTATAATCTTATCAACGAAAAATATGCAGTGCTTCATATACCTGTTACGAACTTTAATAATAATGCAATTCAGGAATTTGGATACCCTTATATTCCTAAATGCTTCGGATTGACTGCATTTGTCAATGGAAATGCAGAAGGAGTAAGCGCTCACAATGTCTACAGCGGTGAAAATACTGGTAATGGGGTTCTAATTGGAATAGTTGATTCCGGAATTGATTACAGAAACCCGCTTTTTATTATGGAGGATAGAACGACCAAAATCGAACTGTTATGGGATCAGACAATAGATAGTCCCCGGTATCCGGAGGGATTCTATTATGGAAGCGAATACACCTCGGAAGACATCAATATGGCATTACAAGCTGAAAACCCTTTAACGGTAGTTCCATCCACAGATATAATCGGAGAAGGAACTGCTATGGCAGGTGTTGCAACAGGTCTGTCCAATAATATGGCCGGTTCTATCGGTGTAGTTCCTGGAGCAGGTCTGGCAATTGTGAAATTAAAAACAGCCAAAAAGTATTTGAAAGATTTTTATGGAATTCCAAATGAAGCTGTATGTTACCAACAAAATGACATTATGATGGGGATAGAATATCTAATACGCAATGCCACTAAATTGGGTAAACCAGTGGTAATATGTATAGGACTAAGTTCTTCTCAAAGTTCTCATAAAGGAGAAGACATCTTATGTAACTACTTGAACGAAAATGCGAATCAAGTTGGGATATGCATGTTAATGGCTTCCGGAAATGAAGGGGATCAGGGGCATCATTATTATAAGAATCTGCAAGCTGATAATCCTACAGATACGGTATATTTACAGGTGGGAAAAAGAGATAAGAATTTTACTGCCGAGATGTGGGGGTTTCTTCCAAGTCTTTTAAATGTTAAGATTATTGCTCCAGACGGAACTAATATACATGAGATACATGCAGATTTTTCTCCTCAGCAAAATATTAATGTCATTTATCAGGAAACAGTTATATTTATTGATCGATATAACAGTGAAACCTATTCCGAACAGCAATTAATTATGTTTCGATTCCGAAATATGATTGAGGGAATTTGGAAGTTTATCGTCTCCGGTACCGACAATTTACAGTCGGAATTCCATATATGGCTTCCGATTCGTAACTTTATTACCGATGAAACTTTCTTTTATAATTCAAATCCTTTTACCACAATTTCCAGCCCAGGTAATGCAGAATTTCCTATCACCATAAATACATTTGAACCTGTTACAATAACCCTGGCCTCATTTACTGGTAAAGGCTTTACAACCACAGGTCTTCCAAAACCCTCTATTACAGCTCCTGGCATAAATCTTCTTGCCCCCACTATTTTTAACTCCATTGAACCTATATCCGGAAGCAGCATGTCGATAGCATATACAGCCGGTATCTGTGCAGGAATTATAGGAGAAAGCTTAGACAGAAAGGCAGAAACAATTATTAATACAGCTGCTGTAAAAAACACTTTATTAATTAATGCAACCAGGCAAAAAAACATTCTATATCCAAATCCGGAATGGGGTTATGGTTATATTCAATAA
- a CDS encoding N-acetylmuramoyl-L-alanine amidase: MAYTVILDPGHGGYDNGAVYFGRMEKYDNLDLALAVGEILDSNGVNVLFTRTEDVYVSPLERAYMANMVPADYFVSIHRNSGQTPNTYSGVQSLVYNMNDPSRQLAENLNKELEELGFTDLGIAVRTDLAVLRRTVMPSVLVEVGFINSDSDNTLFDERFDEISYAIATAILDSLGVPPTNEGEPSNDNEDTDNMMDNRNRNMNGNMNDEFNGNMNGNMNDEFNGNMNGNMNDEFNGNMNGNMNDNFNKNRNNTNGNMDNNMNNSNNPNSNLGQHEESEIDTDYQIGEGQEEQPTYHIQLGLFRDGNNARNLVNNLNQAGYMADIISQGELYAVVTGEFDSLDEAQAAEDTLRQQGYSTLIVRNGNR, encoded by the coding sequence ATGGCTTATACAGTCATTCTGGATCCCGGACATGGCGGTTATGATAATGGTGCGGTTTATTTCGGAAGAATGGAGAAGTATGATAACCTTGACCTAGCCCTTGCTGTTGGTGAGATATTGGACAGCAATGGTGTAAATGTTTTATTTACAAGGACAGAGGATGTCTACGTATCCCCTTTGGAACGGGCTTATATGGCGAATATGGTACCAGCAGATTATTTTGTATCCATTCATAGAAATTCCGGCCAAACACCAAATACCTACAGCGGGGTGCAGTCTTTGGTTTATAATATGAATGACCCTTCTAGACAGCTCGCAGAGAACCTAAATAAAGAGCTTGAAGAATTAGGGTTTACCGATCTTGGTATTGCTGTTAGAACCGATCTTGCAGTACTAAGAAGAACAGTTATGCCCTCCGTACTGGTTGAAGTCGGATTCATCAATTCAGATTCAGATAACACACTATTCGATGAGAGATTTGACGAAATCTCTTATGCAATTGCAACAGCAATATTAGATTCTCTTGGTGTTCCGCCCACTAATGAAGGTGAACCATCTAATGATAATGAAGATACAGATAACATGATGGATAACAGAAACAGAAACATGAACGGTAACATGAATGATGAATTCAACGGGAATATGAACGGTAACATGAATGATGAATTTAACGGAAATATGAACGGTAACATGAATGATGAATTTAACGGAAATATGAACGGTAACATGAATGATAATTTCAACAAAAATAGGAATAATACCAATGGTAATATGGATAATAACATGAATAACAGCAATAATCCTAACAGTAATTTGGGGCAACATGAGGAGTCTGAAATTGATACAGATTACCAGATAGGCGAAGGCCAGGAAGAACAGCCGACTTACCATATACAGCTTGGTTTGTTCAGAGATGGGAATAATGCAAGAAATCTGGTTAATAATTTAAATCAGGCAGGGTATATGGCCGATATCATAAGTCAGGGAGAACTGTATGCCGTTGTGACCGGCGAATTTGATTCGCTGGATGAGGCACAAGCAGCGGAAGATACTTTAAGACAGCAAGGATACAGTACATTAATTGTAAGGAATGGAAATAGATAA